A segment of the Candidatus Nitrososphaera gargensis Ga9.2 genome:
TTTGATATCAACTCGCTGAGAGTGCTGGCGGCACGCTACCTGCTGAGGGACAGCAATAACGAAATCATTGAGGGCCCCAAGCAGATGTTCGAGAGGGTCGCCACACTCGTGGCAATTGCAGATGTCCTGCACGATCCGGCAGTCTTTAACCTTGCCGGCGGCCACACTCAGAGCATCGAAGAGGCCGAGCGCTACTATGCAAAGCTGGACGACTTTGACAACAAACTGCACATCGGCGACTATTACCTGAACAAGTACCACTTTGAAGCAATGATACGCCACTACATCCATTGCGCGCAGCAAGGGCAGATGAAGGTCTCTTTCAAAGAGCTGCTCAGGATGATAGCAGAGAACAAGATGGCGCAGTACGAAGAGCAGATCAAGACTTATTATAACCTGATGGTTTCAAGGGACTTCCTTCCAAACACGCCGACGCTCATGAACGCCGGCGCAAGGCTCGGGCAGCTATCCGCATGCTTTGTGCTTGACATGCCAGACGACATGGCCGGCATCATGAAGTCTTCGACAGACGCGGCCATGATATTCAAGTCAGGCGGCGGAGTCGGCATCAACTACTCCGACCTGCGGCCGGAGGGCGACATTGTCGCTTCAACATCTGGAGTCGCGTCAGGCCCGACGTCGTTTATGCGCATCATCGACACAATCACTGATGTGGTCAAGCAGGGAGGCAAGCGCAGGGGAGCCAACATGGGCATCCTTGAGGCGTGGCACCCTGATATTGAAAAGTTTGTCACCGCCAAGACAAAGCCGGGCGTCTTTGAGAACTTTAACGTGAGTGTGGGCATCTGGGAAGATTTCTGGCAGGCGCTTGTGAACAAGGAAGGCAACCACAAGTACACGCTGCGCAGCCCGAGATCAAGGGAGCCAGTAAGGCAGATCGATGCACAGCAGCTGATCGATCTTATCGCACTAAGCGCATGGAGGAGCGCCGAGCCGGGAGTGATATTCTTTGACAACATCAATAAGTACAACCCGCTGATTAACGCAAGGCACGGCCCGCTCCGCGCAACAAACCCATGCGGCGAGCAGTCGCTCTACCCATACGAATCGTGCAACCTCGGCTCGATAAACTTGGCAAACTTTGTCAAGCGCAAGGCCGACGGCGCGTACGAGTTTGACTGGCAGCGCTACGAGCAGGCGATCAGGCTGGCGACGAGATTCCTTGACAACATCATTGACATGAACAAGTATCCTGTCGAAGAGATCAAGGTTGCAACCAAGGAGACAAGGAGGATCGGCCTTGGCATCATGGGCATCGCCGACCTGCTGTTCTTGCTAAAGATTCCGTACAACTCGAAGGACGGATACGAGTTCATGAACAAGCTTGCAGAGGCAGTTTCGTACCTGAGCATGGACGAAAGCGTGGCCATCGCAAGGGCTCGCGGTCCGTTCCCGATGTTCAAGGACAGCGACTATGTGAAGGGTCGCATTCCAGTAGCGGGCTATTACGAGCTGCCAAAGGAGACGCACACCTACGACTGGGACACGCTCGTTGAAAAGATAAAGAAGTACGGCATCCGCAACTCGTGGACCTCTACCATTGCGCCGACAGGCACGCTATCCATGATCGCCGACACTGCAAACGGGGTCGAGCCGGTGTTTGCTCTTGTGTATGAAAAGCGCGTGACAGTGGGCCGGTTCTTTTACACCGACAAGGTGTTTGAGAGCATGCTCAAGGAAAACGGTCTTTACAACGACGAGATACTGACCAAGATTGCGAACAACTATGGCTCTGTCCGCGGCCTGCCTGAAATTCCAGAGTGGATGCAGCGCATCTTTGTGACTGCGATCGACATTCACTGGACCGATCACGTGATGGCTCAGGCAGTGTGGCAGAAATGGATCAGCAACGCGATTGCAAAGACGATCAACATGCCCGGCGACGTGACTGCAGAAGACGTCAAGTGTGCTTATTTGCTGTCGCACGAGCTTGGGTTAAAGGGCGTAACTGTATTCAGAGATGGCTCGCGCCACGAGCAGGTGCTTCACATCACCGGCAAGAACACGGGTGAAAAGGCGTT
Coding sequences within it:
- a CDS encoding adenosylcobalamin-dependent ribonucleoside-diphosphate reductase yields the protein MAGVTEFNSNSNSGTLIAKIRKRDGRIVNFEQSKISNAIYKALVATGKPDYPLAERLAAKVVQKMVQGEKSVIPSVEDVQDMVESILIEEGLSETAKAYILYRHERRKLRDEKMKILNKRDLDEVDKAFDINSLRVLAARYLLRDSNNEIIEGPKQMFERVATLVAIADVLHDPAVFNLAGGHTQSIEEAERYYAKLDDFDNKLHIGDYYLNKYHFEAMIRHYIHCAQQGQMKVSFKELLRMIAENKMAQYEEQIKTYYNLMVSRDFLPNTPTLMNAGARLGQLSACFVLDMPDDMAGIMKSSTDAAMIFKSGGGVGINYSDLRPEGDIVASTSGVASGPTSFMRIIDTITDVVKQGGKRRGANMGILEAWHPDIEKFVTAKTKPGVFENFNVSVGIWEDFWQALVNKEGNHKYTLRSPRSREPVRQIDAQQLIDLIALSAWRSAEPGVIFFDNINKYNPLINARHGPLRATNPCGEQSLYPYESCNLGSINLANFVKRKADGAYEFDWQRYEQAIRLATRFLDNIIDMNKYPVEEIKVATKETRRIGLGIMGIADLLFLLKIPYNSKDGYEFMNKLAEAVSYLSMDESVAIARARGPFPMFKDSDYVKGRIPVAGYYELPKETHTYDWDTLVEKIKKYGIRNSWTSTIAPTGTLSMIADTANGVEPVFALVYEKRVTVGRFFYTDKVFESMLKENGLYNDEILTKIANNYGSVRGLPEIPEWMQRIFVTAIDIHWTDHVMAQAVWQKWISNAIAKTINMPGDVTAEDVKCAYLLSHELGLKGVTVFRDGSRHEQVLHITGKNTGEKAFAVKPSRYIADYVSTNIKEPYVLEQMQKIFKESGVEEEKPVPKEIPLQEIPAAPKKPAPQPAVPQMAMMDADEDRCPTCNARLIITEGCNVCIECGFSGCGSG